Proteins from a single region of Bos indicus x Bos taurus breed Angus x Brahman F1 hybrid chromosome 29, Bos_hybrid_MaternalHap_v2.0, whole genome shotgun sequence:
- the RAB3IL1 gene encoding guanine nucleotide exchange factor for Rab-3A isoform X6 yields MWSGQPHPDEGHPPPLEAVPVPWKSVGPCKSHRESLGGLPETPAGEEAQGEEGPAATQLDVSRLRSSSMEIREKGSEFLKEELHKAQKELKLKDEECERLSKVREQLEQELEELTASLFEEAHKMVREANMKQAASEKQLKEARGKIDMLQAEVTALKTLVITSTPASPNRELHPQLLSPTKAGPRKGHLRHKSTSSALCPAVCPVAGHILTPDKEGKEPGLPPLLSLLLCVVPSKAAHLTYEPAWQLPPGELPVGLTSATSLSFSRQVDTTLFAEFQAWRESPTLDKTSPFLERVYREDVGPCLDFTMQELSALVRAAVEDNTLTIEPVASQTLPAVKVAAVDCGHTNGFRAPIDTGCRGWSFGIPGLRLTKPSCPTGVSTCALSGLACACRHRIRLGDSESHYYISPSSRARITAVCNFFTYIRYIQQGLVRQDAEPMFWEITRLRKEMSLAKLGFFPHEA; encoded by the exons ATGTGGAGCGG CCAGCCTCACCCAGACGAGGGCCACCCGCCACCCCTTGAAGCTGTCCCCGTACCCTGGAAGAGCGTGGGCCCCTGCAAAAGCCACAGGGAGTCCCTGGGAGGCCTACCAGAGACCCCTGCAGGGGAGGAGGCCCAAGGCGAGGAGGGCCCTGCAGCCACCCAGCTGGACGTGTCACGCCTGCGCAGCTCTTCCATGGAGATCCGAGAGAAGGGCTCGGAGTTCCTGAAGGAGGAGCTGCACAAAGCCCAGAAG GAGCTGAAGCTCAAGGATGAGGAGTGTGAGCGGCTGTCCAAGGTGCGGGAACAGCTggagcaggagctggaggagctgaCAGCCAGTCTGTTCGAG GAAGCCCACAAGATGGTGCGAGAAGCCAACATGAAGCAGGCAGCGTCAGAAAAGCAACTGAAGGAGGCCCGGGGCAAG ATTGACATGCTGCAGGCAGAGGTGACAGCCTTGAAGACACTGGTCATCACATCAACACCAGCCTCTCCCAACCGCGAGCTCCACCCACAGCTGCTCAGCCCCACCAAGGCCGGACCCCGCAAAGGCCACTTGCGCCATAAGAGCACCAGCAGCGCCCTCTGCCCCGCAGTGTGCCCTGTTGCGGGGCACATCCTCACCCCGGACAAGGAGGGCAAAGAG CCGGGGctgcctcccctcctctccctgctcctctgCGTGGTCCCCAGCAAGGCGGCTCACCTCACCTACGAGCCGGCCTGGCAGCTCCCGCCTGGGGAGCTGCCCGTGGGCCTCACCTCTGCTacttccctctccttttcccGACAG gTGGACACGACCCTGTTTGCAGAGTTCCAGGCCTGGAGGGAATCGCCCACCTTGGACAAGACCTCCCCGTTCCTGGAAAGGGTGTACCGGGAGGATGTGGGCCCCTGCCTGGACTTCACCATGCAGGAG CTCTCGGCCCTGGTCCGGGCTGCCGTGGAGGACAACACGCTCACCATCGAGCCCGTGGCTTCACAAACCCTGCCCGCGGTGAAGGTGGCCGCCGTCGACTGTGGTCACACCAA TGGGTTCCGGGCCCCGATTGACAC GGGCTGCAGAGGATGGAGCTTTGGTATACCTGGCCTGCGGTTGACTAAGCCCTCCTGTCCAACAGGGGTGAG TACATGTGCCCTGAGTGGGCTGGCCTGCGCCTGTCGTCACCGAATCCGGCTTGGGGACTCTGAGAGCCACTACTACATCTCACCGTCCTCCCGGGCCAGG ATCACGGCCGTGTGCAACTTCTTCACTTACATCCGCTACATCCAGCAAGGCCTGGTGCGGCAGGACG CGGAGCCCATGTTCTGGGAGATCACCAGGCTGCGGAAGGAGATGTCACTGGCCAAGCTCGGCTTCTTCCCCCACGAGGCCTAG
- the RAB3IL1 gene encoding guanine nucleotide exchange factor for Rab-3A isoform X10 — MWSGQPHPDEGHPPPLEAVPVPWKSVGPCKSHRESLGGLPETPAGEEAQGEEGPAATQLDVSRLRSSSMEIREKGSEFLKEELHKAQKELKLKDEECERLSKVREQLEQELEELTASLFEEAHKMVREANMKQAASEKQLKEARGKIDMLQAEVTALKTLVITSTPASPNRELHPQLLSPTKAGPRKGHLRHKSTSSALCPAVCPVAGHILTPDKEGKEVDTTLFAEFQAWRESPTLDKTSPFLERVYREDVGPCLDFTMQELSALVRAAVEDNTLTIEPVASQTLPAVKVAAVDCGHTNGFRAPIDTGCRGWSFGIPGLRLTKPSCPTGVSTCALSGLACACRHRIRLGDSESHYYISPSSRARITAVCNFFTYIRYIQQGLVRQDAEPMFWEITRLRKEMSLAKLGFFPHEA; from the exons ATGTGGAGCGG CCAGCCTCACCCAGACGAGGGCCACCCGCCACCCCTTGAAGCTGTCCCCGTACCCTGGAAGAGCGTGGGCCCCTGCAAAAGCCACAGGGAGTCCCTGGGAGGCCTACCAGAGACCCCTGCAGGGGAGGAGGCCCAAGGCGAGGAGGGCCCTGCAGCCACCCAGCTGGACGTGTCACGCCTGCGCAGCTCTTCCATGGAGATCCGAGAGAAGGGCTCGGAGTTCCTGAAGGAGGAGCTGCACAAAGCCCAGAAG GAGCTGAAGCTCAAGGATGAGGAGTGTGAGCGGCTGTCCAAGGTGCGGGAACAGCTggagcaggagctggaggagctgaCAGCCAGTCTGTTCGAG GAAGCCCACAAGATGGTGCGAGAAGCCAACATGAAGCAGGCAGCGTCAGAAAAGCAACTGAAGGAGGCCCGGGGCAAG ATTGACATGCTGCAGGCAGAGGTGACAGCCTTGAAGACACTGGTCATCACATCAACACCAGCCTCTCCCAACCGCGAGCTCCACCCACAGCTGCTCAGCCCCACCAAGGCCGGACCCCGCAAAGGCCACTTGCGCCATAAGAGCACCAGCAGCGCCCTCTGCCCCGCAGTGTGCCCTGTTGCGGGGCACATCCTCACCCCGGACAAGGAGGGCAAAGAG gTGGACACGACCCTGTTTGCAGAGTTCCAGGCCTGGAGGGAATCGCCCACCTTGGACAAGACCTCCCCGTTCCTGGAAAGGGTGTACCGGGAGGATGTGGGCCCCTGCCTGGACTTCACCATGCAGGAG CTCTCGGCCCTGGTCCGGGCTGCCGTGGAGGACAACACGCTCACCATCGAGCCCGTGGCTTCACAAACCCTGCCCGCGGTGAAGGTGGCCGCCGTCGACTGTGGTCACACCAA TGGGTTCCGGGCCCCGATTGACAC GGGCTGCAGAGGATGGAGCTTTGGTATACCTGGCCTGCGGTTGACTAAGCCCTCCTGTCCAACAGGGGTGAG TACATGTGCCCTGAGTGGGCTGGCCTGCGCCTGTCGTCACCGAATCCGGCTTGGGGACTCTGAGAGCCACTACTACATCTCACCGTCCTCCCGGGCCAGG ATCACGGCCGTGTGCAACTTCTTCACTTACATCCGCTACATCCAGCAAGGCCTGGTGCGGCAGGACG CGGAGCCCATGTTCTGGGAGATCACCAGGCTGCGGAAGGAGATGTCACTGGCCAAGCTCGGCTTCTTCCCCCACGAGGCCTAG
- the RAB3IL1 gene encoding guanine nucleotide exchange factor for Rab-3A isoform X11: protein MWSGQPHPDEGHPPPLEAVPVPWKSVGPCKSHRESLGGLPETPAGEEAQGEEGPAATQLDVSRLRSSSMEIREKGSEFLKEELHKAQKELKLKDEECERLSKVREQLEQELEELTASLFEEAHKMVREANMKQAASEKQLKEARGKIDMLQAEVTALKTLVITSTPASPNRELHPQLLSPTKAGPRKGHLRHKSTSSALCPAVCPVAGHILTPDKEGKEVDTTLFAEFQAWRESPTLDKTSPFLERVYREDVGPCLDFTMQELSALVRAAVEDNTLTIEPVASQTLPAVKVAAVDCGHTNGFRAPIDTTCALSGLACACRHRIRLGDSESHYYISPSSRARITAVCNFFTYIRYIQQGLVRQDAEPMFWEITRLRKEMSLAKLGFFPHEA from the exons ATGTGGAGCGG CCAGCCTCACCCAGACGAGGGCCACCCGCCACCCCTTGAAGCTGTCCCCGTACCCTGGAAGAGCGTGGGCCCCTGCAAAAGCCACAGGGAGTCCCTGGGAGGCCTACCAGAGACCCCTGCAGGGGAGGAGGCCCAAGGCGAGGAGGGCCCTGCAGCCACCCAGCTGGACGTGTCACGCCTGCGCAGCTCTTCCATGGAGATCCGAGAGAAGGGCTCGGAGTTCCTGAAGGAGGAGCTGCACAAAGCCCAGAAG GAGCTGAAGCTCAAGGATGAGGAGTGTGAGCGGCTGTCCAAGGTGCGGGAACAGCTggagcaggagctggaggagctgaCAGCCAGTCTGTTCGAG GAAGCCCACAAGATGGTGCGAGAAGCCAACATGAAGCAGGCAGCGTCAGAAAAGCAACTGAAGGAGGCCCGGGGCAAG ATTGACATGCTGCAGGCAGAGGTGACAGCCTTGAAGACACTGGTCATCACATCAACACCAGCCTCTCCCAACCGCGAGCTCCACCCACAGCTGCTCAGCCCCACCAAGGCCGGACCCCGCAAAGGCCACTTGCGCCATAAGAGCACCAGCAGCGCCCTCTGCCCCGCAGTGTGCCCTGTTGCGGGGCACATCCTCACCCCGGACAAGGAGGGCAAAGAG gTGGACACGACCCTGTTTGCAGAGTTCCAGGCCTGGAGGGAATCGCCCACCTTGGACAAGACCTCCCCGTTCCTGGAAAGGGTGTACCGGGAGGATGTGGGCCCCTGCCTGGACTTCACCATGCAGGAG CTCTCGGCCCTGGTCCGGGCTGCCGTGGAGGACAACACGCTCACCATCGAGCCCGTGGCTTCACAAACCCTGCCCGCGGTGAAGGTGGCCGCCGTCGACTGTGGTCACACCAA TGGGTTCCGGGCCCCGATTGACAC TACATGTGCCCTGAGTGGGCTGGCCTGCGCCTGTCGTCACCGAATCCGGCTTGGGGACTCTGAGAGCCACTACTACATCTCACCGTCCTCCCGGGCCAGG ATCACGGCCGTGTGCAACTTCTTCACTTACATCCGCTACATCCAGCAAGGCCTGGTGCGGCAGGACG CGGAGCCCATGTTCTGGGAGATCACCAGGCTGCGGAAGGAGATGTCACTGGCCAAGCTCGGCTTCTTCCCCCACGAGGCCTAG
- the RAB3IL1 gene encoding guanine nucleotide exchange factor for Rab-3A isoform X12: MWSGQPHPDEGHPPPLEAVPVPWKSVGPCKSHRESLGGLPETPAGEEAQGEEGPAATQLDVSRLRSSSMEIREKGSEFLKEELHKAQKELKLKDEECERLSKVREQLEQELEELTASLFEEAHKMVREANMKQAASEKQLKEARGKIDMLQAEVTALKTLVITSTPASPNRELHPQLLSPTKAGPRKGHLRHKSTSSALCPAVCPVAGHILTPDKEGKEVDTTLFAEFQAWRESPTLDKTSPFLERVYREDVGPCLDFTMQELSALVRAAVEDNTLTIEPVASQTLPAVKVAAVDCGHTNTCALSGLACACRHRIRLGDSESHYYISPSSRARITAVCNFFTYIRYIQQGLVRQDAEPMFWEITRLRKEMSLAKLGFFPHEA, encoded by the exons ATGTGGAGCGG CCAGCCTCACCCAGACGAGGGCCACCCGCCACCCCTTGAAGCTGTCCCCGTACCCTGGAAGAGCGTGGGCCCCTGCAAAAGCCACAGGGAGTCCCTGGGAGGCCTACCAGAGACCCCTGCAGGGGAGGAGGCCCAAGGCGAGGAGGGCCCTGCAGCCACCCAGCTGGACGTGTCACGCCTGCGCAGCTCTTCCATGGAGATCCGAGAGAAGGGCTCGGAGTTCCTGAAGGAGGAGCTGCACAAAGCCCAGAAG GAGCTGAAGCTCAAGGATGAGGAGTGTGAGCGGCTGTCCAAGGTGCGGGAACAGCTggagcaggagctggaggagctgaCAGCCAGTCTGTTCGAG GAAGCCCACAAGATGGTGCGAGAAGCCAACATGAAGCAGGCAGCGTCAGAAAAGCAACTGAAGGAGGCCCGGGGCAAG ATTGACATGCTGCAGGCAGAGGTGACAGCCTTGAAGACACTGGTCATCACATCAACACCAGCCTCTCCCAACCGCGAGCTCCACCCACAGCTGCTCAGCCCCACCAAGGCCGGACCCCGCAAAGGCCACTTGCGCCATAAGAGCACCAGCAGCGCCCTCTGCCCCGCAGTGTGCCCTGTTGCGGGGCACATCCTCACCCCGGACAAGGAGGGCAAAGAG gTGGACACGACCCTGTTTGCAGAGTTCCAGGCCTGGAGGGAATCGCCCACCTTGGACAAGACCTCCCCGTTCCTGGAAAGGGTGTACCGGGAGGATGTGGGCCCCTGCCTGGACTTCACCATGCAGGAG CTCTCGGCCCTGGTCCGGGCTGCCGTGGAGGACAACACGCTCACCATCGAGCCCGTGGCTTCACAAACCCTGCCCGCGGTGAAGGTGGCCGCCGTCGACTGTGGTCACACCAA TACATGTGCCCTGAGTGGGCTGGCCTGCGCCTGTCGTCACCGAATCCGGCTTGGGGACTCTGAGAGCCACTACTACATCTCACCGTCCTCCCGGGCCAGG ATCACGGCCGTGTGCAACTTCTTCACTTACATCCGCTACATCCAGCAAGGCCTGGTGCGGCAGGACG CGGAGCCCATGTTCTGGGAGATCACCAGGCTGCGGAAGGAGATGTCACTGGCCAAGCTCGGCTTCTTCCCCCACGAGGCCTAG
- the RAB3IL1 gene encoding guanine nucleotide exchange factor for Rab-3A isoform X5 translates to MWPPHPGRWQRALAAFQPHPDEGHPPPLEAVPVPWKSVGPCKSHRESLGGLPETPAGEEAQGEEGPAATQLDVSRLRSSSMEIREKGSEFLKEELHKAQKELKLKDEECERLSKVREQLEQELEELTASLFEEAHKMVREANMKQAASEKQLKEARGKIDMLQAEVTALKTLVITSTPASPNRELHPQLLSPTKAGPRKGHLRHKSTSSALCPAVCPVAGHILTPDKEGKEPGLPPLLSLLLCVVPSKAAHLTYEPAWQLPPGELPVGLTSATSLSFSRQVDTTLFAEFQAWRESPTLDKTSPFLERVYREDVGPCLDFTMQELSALVRAAVEDNTLTIEPVASQTLPAVKVAAVDCGHTNGFRAPIDTGCRGWSFGIPGLRLTKPSCPTGVSTCALSGLACACRHRIRLGDSESHYYISPSSRARITAVCNFFTYIRYIQQGLVRQDAEPMFWEITRLRKEMSLAKLGFFPHEA, encoded by the exons CCAGCCTCACCCAGACGAGGGCCACCCGCCACCCCTTGAAGCTGTCCCCGTACCCTGGAAGAGCGTGGGCCCCTGCAAAAGCCACAGGGAGTCCCTGGGAGGCCTACCAGAGACCCCTGCAGGGGAGGAGGCCCAAGGCGAGGAGGGCCCTGCAGCCACCCAGCTGGACGTGTCACGCCTGCGCAGCTCTTCCATGGAGATCCGAGAGAAGGGCTCGGAGTTCCTGAAGGAGGAGCTGCACAAAGCCCAGAAG GAGCTGAAGCTCAAGGATGAGGAGTGTGAGCGGCTGTCCAAGGTGCGGGAACAGCTggagcaggagctggaggagctgaCAGCCAGTCTGTTCGAG GAAGCCCACAAGATGGTGCGAGAAGCCAACATGAAGCAGGCAGCGTCAGAAAAGCAACTGAAGGAGGCCCGGGGCAAG ATTGACATGCTGCAGGCAGAGGTGACAGCCTTGAAGACACTGGTCATCACATCAACACCAGCCTCTCCCAACCGCGAGCTCCACCCACAGCTGCTCAGCCCCACCAAGGCCGGACCCCGCAAAGGCCACTTGCGCCATAAGAGCACCAGCAGCGCCCTCTGCCCCGCAGTGTGCCCTGTTGCGGGGCACATCCTCACCCCGGACAAGGAGGGCAAAGAG CCGGGGctgcctcccctcctctccctgctcctctgCGTGGTCCCCAGCAAGGCGGCTCACCTCACCTACGAGCCGGCCTGGCAGCTCCCGCCTGGGGAGCTGCCCGTGGGCCTCACCTCTGCTacttccctctccttttcccGACAG gTGGACACGACCCTGTTTGCAGAGTTCCAGGCCTGGAGGGAATCGCCCACCTTGGACAAGACCTCCCCGTTCCTGGAAAGGGTGTACCGGGAGGATGTGGGCCCCTGCCTGGACTTCACCATGCAGGAG CTCTCGGCCCTGGTCCGGGCTGCCGTGGAGGACAACACGCTCACCATCGAGCCCGTGGCTTCACAAACCCTGCCCGCGGTGAAGGTGGCCGCCGTCGACTGTGGTCACACCAA TGGGTTCCGGGCCCCGATTGACAC GGGCTGCAGAGGATGGAGCTTTGGTATACCTGGCCTGCGGTTGACTAAGCCCTCCTGTCCAACAGGGGTGAG TACATGTGCCCTGAGTGGGCTGGCCTGCGCCTGTCGTCACCGAATCCGGCTTGGGGACTCTGAGAGCCACTACTACATCTCACCGTCCTCCCGGGCCAGG ATCACGGCCGTGTGCAACTTCTTCACTTACATCCGCTACATCCAGCAAGGCCTGGTGCGGCAGGACG CGGAGCCCATGTTCTGGGAGATCACCAGGCTGCGGAAGGAGATGTCACTGGCCAAGCTCGGCTTCTTCCCCCACGAGGCCTAG
- the RAB3IL1 gene encoding guanine nucleotide exchange factor for Rab-3A isoform X1, whose translation MDPAEKPAECPARGKCPVFLAVSSGTVRYAPSGLGPALEGNLGKQPWDTDSQPHPDEGHPPPLEAVPVPWKSVGPCKSHRESLGGLPETPAGEEAQGEEGPAATQLDVSRLRSSSMEIREKGSEFLKEELHKAQKELKLKDEECERLSKVREQLEQELEELTASLFEEAHKMVREANMKQAASEKQLKEARGKIDMLQAEVTALKTLVITSTPASPNRELHPQLLSPTKAGPRKGHLRHKSTSSALCPAVCPVAGHILTPDKEGKEPGLPPLLSLLLCVVPSKAAHLTYEPAWQLPPGELPVGLTSATSLSFSRQVDTTLFAEFQAWRESPTLDKTSPFLERVYREDVGPCLDFTMQELSALVRAAVEDNTLTIEPVASQTLPAVKVAAVDCGHTNGFRAPIDTGCRGWSFGIPGLRLTKPSCPTGVSTCALSGLACACRHRIRLGDSESHYYISPSSRARITAVCNFFTYIRYIQQGLVRQDAEPMFWEITRLRKEMSLAKLGFFPHEA comes from the exons CCAGCCTCACCCAGACGAGGGCCACCCGCCACCCCTTGAAGCTGTCCCCGTACCCTGGAAGAGCGTGGGCCCCTGCAAAAGCCACAGGGAGTCCCTGGGAGGCCTACCAGAGACCCCTGCAGGGGAGGAGGCCCAAGGCGAGGAGGGCCCTGCAGCCACCCAGCTGGACGTGTCACGCCTGCGCAGCTCTTCCATGGAGATCCGAGAGAAGGGCTCGGAGTTCCTGAAGGAGGAGCTGCACAAAGCCCAGAAG GAGCTGAAGCTCAAGGATGAGGAGTGTGAGCGGCTGTCCAAGGTGCGGGAACAGCTggagcaggagctggaggagctgaCAGCCAGTCTGTTCGAG GAAGCCCACAAGATGGTGCGAGAAGCCAACATGAAGCAGGCAGCGTCAGAAAAGCAACTGAAGGAGGCCCGGGGCAAG ATTGACATGCTGCAGGCAGAGGTGACAGCCTTGAAGACACTGGTCATCACATCAACACCAGCCTCTCCCAACCGCGAGCTCCACCCACAGCTGCTCAGCCCCACCAAGGCCGGACCCCGCAAAGGCCACTTGCGCCATAAGAGCACCAGCAGCGCCCTCTGCCCCGCAGTGTGCCCTGTTGCGGGGCACATCCTCACCCCGGACAAGGAGGGCAAAGAG CCGGGGctgcctcccctcctctccctgctcctctgCGTGGTCCCCAGCAAGGCGGCTCACCTCACCTACGAGCCGGCCTGGCAGCTCCCGCCTGGGGAGCTGCCCGTGGGCCTCACCTCTGCTacttccctctccttttcccGACAG gTGGACACGACCCTGTTTGCAGAGTTCCAGGCCTGGAGGGAATCGCCCACCTTGGACAAGACCTCCCCGTTCCTGGAAAGGGTGTACCGGGAGGATGTGGGCCCCTGCCTGGACTTCACCATGCAGGAG CTCTCGGCCCTGGTCCGGGCTGCCGTGGAGGACAACACGCTCACCATCGAGCCCGTGGCTTCACAAACCCTGCCCGCGGTGAAGGTGGCCGCCGTCGACTGTGGTCACACCAA TGGGTTCCGGGCCCCGATTGACAC GGGCTGCAGAGGATGGAGCTTTGGTATACCTGGCCTGCGGTTGACTAAGCCCTCCTGTCCAACAGGGGTGAG TACATGTGCCCTGAGTGGGCTGGCCTGCGCCTGTCGTCACCGAATCCGGCTTGGGGACTCTGAGAGCCACTACTACATCTCACCGTCCTCCCGGGCCAGG ATCACGGCCGTGTGCAACTTCTTCACTTACATCCGCTACATCCAGCAAGGCCTGGTGCGGCAGGACG CGGAGCCCATGTTCTGGGAGATCACCAGGCTGCGGAAGGAGATGTCACTGGCCAAGCTCGGCTTCTTCCCCCACGAGGCCTAG